GAGAAATGTCATACAATccaatacatcttttaaaaagaaaaaatgtatgctgccgctgctaagttgcttcagttgtgtccgactctgtgccaccccatagatgtcagcccaccaggcttcccactccctgggattctctaggcaagaatagatcaatggaaaaataaatcatGCAGAAACATAACTGCtttaagttataaaaaaaaaagaatatgttaaTCATCATATCAATTAGAAAAAGGCTGTGAAAATGGATACTTATAAATTGGAATAAGTAAAGTGTTCACTTTATTCCATttccttccctcatggctcagttggtaaagaatctgcctgcgatgcaggagacccggggttgattcctgggttgggaagattactctggaggaggaaatggaaactaactccagtattcttgcctgaagaatcccatggacagaggagcctgacaggctacagtccatggggtcacaagagtcagacatgacttagtgactaaacgaccaccaacagtgtaaagaaCAGTGTACAAATAGACTAAGTAGCTTAGTTCAAATTTTAGACTCATCATACTCATGGAAAAAGACAAGGATATctcatcttattttctttatttatccatttcagAGCCTAACTTTAGTATTACTGTGAAagtgtatgtatatgcattttGGCTTTTTCCAACAGAAAATTATAGTGACATTTCATAGTTTGCATGTCTGAAATTCTTTGCTTTTATTACTTTGCTCTGTCAGTGAAAAGCATTATAAGAAATATCATAAATAAataggtgatatatgtatatattaccatTTAGATTtgttttacaaatttaaaataaaatatttaaaggggCTATTTAAAACTGAGTATCATTAGATACAGTGAACACACCAAAAGTCAGTTCTTATATGTTTTAAATGTATATGGAATCCATACTCCTTTTCTGTTCCTATTCTATTGAGCCCCTGAAGGTTTCATGGTAAGAAAAATTCATGGTTGGGGGGAATATAAGCATAATCGTGCCAGTTTAATTCCACATAGCTTGGAAACTCTGAGTATTAATAAAAATGTCTCCCTGGGACCTACAATATTGATTTAAATCAATCACACTATATTATACTTCAGTTGTTGCAACACTTGGAAGTCTGGATCTAGTAGTAATATAAATCTCCCTTTTCCAGATATTTTGtgataattttatgaaaattgtGCACTGAAGGCTAAAATATAAGAAACACAATTTTATCATAGACATCTTTCAACAGAATTTTCAAAATGCAAGTTTTTAGAGCAAGAAAATTATTATCTTAAAGTGAGTTAATAATGATATTTTAACTGATTTATCTATGAAGAGGGATTATTAGTAACCATATAGTTTAGAATTTGCTTTACTTTATTGACTTCTTTCTAATTTCAGTGTAACTAGGTTGAAGATTTATTAATGAAATAGAGCCTATTTCATAGAGATGTTTTATGAATAGAAAATAGGAAGTGTTTCAGGATGAATGTCCATTGTAAATATTACTTTAACAActgctgtcttttaaaattatacatccCCAGCTTCTAGTTCAAGATGGTGAagtagaaggatgtgtgctcatctcctcctgcaagagcactaaattgcaactagctgttgaacaacaaTCAACAGGAGGATACTGCAATCCACCAAAAAAGATACTCCATATCCTAAGGCAAAGAAGAAGCTGCAGCGAGACAATAGGAAGGACACAATCACGAAAATATCAAATTCCATACCCACTGGGTGGgggacccacaaactggagaacgaTAATACCAAAAATGTTATCTTACTGTtatgaaggttctgaaccccacgtcaggcttcccagcctggggatccaacaaagggactgggaatctccagggaatATTGCTTTGAAGGCCAGCAAGATTTTATTACAAGACTTCCACAGAGCTGGGAGAAACAGAGAcaccagtcttggagggcacaaacaaaatcttggtaCACCAATACCAATAAAAGACTGGGTCAAAACTACCTGTTAGTGTTGAAGAACCTCCTGTGGAGGAGTGGGTCAGCGGCGGCTCACAGAAGGATGTGGGCACTGGCAACAGCATTCTGGGAATGTCCCCTTTGGTATAAATCTTCTTGGAGCTGGCTGTTAATCCAACTATAGAGCCAGTAGACCCAAGTGCTAGGTCACCTGATGACAAAAACCTACCAGGGAGGATTCACAATCCCACCCACCAGCAATAATCAGAGAAaaactttactgagcaaggccctgccaaccagagcaagacccaggttTTGCCACTgtcagtccttcccatcaggaagcttgcacaaaccttagcctcctccatcagaggacagacagaagaagcaagaaccacagtcccacagcagctaaaagaaaaaaaaaacacattacagaaagttaatcagtatgaaaaagcagaaagttattttgcagatgaagggacaagacaAAACCCCaggaaaacaactaaatgaagtggtgATAGGcaaacttccagaaaaagaactttgaataatgatagtgaagatgatcccagatcttgggaaaacaatggagaagatgcaagaaatgtttcccAAACACCTAacagaactaaagaacaaacaaacagagataatACATTAGAAGTAATCAATAGctgaataactgaggcagaagaatggacaaatgacctggaggacacaATTATGGAAATcattgccacagaacagaatataaaatacaaaccaacaaacaaggaaaagagacctctgggacaatattaaatgcattaacatttgcattataggggtcccagaaggagaagagagagcgaaaggacatgagaaaatatttgaaaagataatagctgaaaagttctgtaacatgggaaaggaaatagtcaaccaagtacAGGAAGCACAAAGAGTACCAggcaagataaacccaaggagccACACATgataatcaaactgacaaaaattaaagacagagataaaatattaaaagcaacaaaggaaaaaggaaaaaataacatacaagggaactctccaggctatcagctgatttctcaacagaaactgtacaagtcagaagggaatggcatgacatatttaaagtgatgaaagggaagagctTACAACTAAGAATACTcaacccagcaagactctccttcagatttgatgaagAAATCTAAAGCTTtctagacaagcaaaagttaagagacttAGCACCACCAAGTCATCTTTATAAGAAattctaaaggaacttctctaggcaggaaatataagagaagaaaaagacttacagaaaataaatcccagacaatgaagaaaacagcaataggatcatacatattgataattagcttaaatgtaaatggattaaatacaccaaccaaaagacagactggaTG
The genomic region above belongs to Ovis canadensis isolate MfBH-ARS-UI-01 breed Bighorn chromosome X, ARS-UI_OviCan_v2, whole genome shotgun sequence and contains:
- the LOC138930621 gene encoding uncharacterized protein isoform X1, which translates into the protein MEHSETFTEFHREYKREERGRGGQEEKKGVPKVQVPAAQATTCLVSTLSQLGGASYYLLSSSPLVSWVCHKSAVSDYVALQDSKLPTDPLTRGFPGVWKPLLHDFLPRLLVQDGEVEGCVLISSCKSTKLQLAVEQQSTGGYCNPPKKILHILRQRRSCSETIGRTQSRKYQIPYPLGGGPTNWRTIIPKMLSYCYEGSEPHVRLPSLGIQQRDWESPGNIALKASKILLQDFHRAGRNRDTSLGGHKQNLGTPIPIKDWVKTTC